One window of Fusobacterium polymorphum genomic DNA carries:
- a CDS encoding acetyl-CoA hydrolase/transferase family protein — MKNWKESYKSKICTPDEAIQKIKDAKRISFGHICSESTVLTEALVRNKKLFKKLEIAHLLSVGKSEYAKEENSEYFRHNALFIGPKTREAANSSYGDYTPTFFFETAKLFGKDGELALDAMLLQVSTPDEHGYCSYGLSCDYTKSATENAKIVIAQINKFVPRTLGNCFVHIDDIDYIIEEDTPIPEVQPPVVGEIERKIGEFCASLVRDGDTLQLGIGAIPVAVLNFLKDKKDLGIHSEMISDGIVDLINLGVITNKKKNLNPNKAIATFLMGSKKLYDYANDNPAIELHPVDYVNNPIIIAQNDNMVSINSAIQVDLMGQVNAEYVDSKQFSGPGGQVDFVRGATMSKGGKSIIALPSTTGKGTISRIVFTFDEGVPVTTSRNDVDYVITEYGIAHLRGKTLRERAKLLIEIAHPDFREELRKKALEKFGEL, encoded by the coding sequence ATGAAAAATTGGAAAGAAAGCTACAAGTCAAAAATTTGTACTCCTGATGAAGCAATTCAAAAAATTAAAGATGCTAAAAGAATTTCTTTTGGGCATATCTGTTCTGAATCTACTGTTTTAACAGAAGCTTTAGTAAGAAATAAAAAATTATTTAAAAAATTAGAGATTGCTCATTTACTATCAGTAGGAAAAAGTGAGTATGCAAAGGAAGAAAACTCAGAGTATTTTAGACACAATGCTTTATTCATTGGTCCCAAAACTAGAGAAGCAGCAAATAGTTCATATGGAGACTACACTCCAACTTTCTTTTTTGAAACTGCAAAACTATTTGGAAAAGATGGAGAGTTAGCACTTGATGCTATGTTACTCCAAGTATCTACTCCTGATGAGCATGGATATTGTAGTTATGGTCTTTCTTGTGATTATACTAAGTCTGCTACTGAAAATGCAAAAATTGTTATTGCACAAATTAATAAGTTTGTTCCAAGAACTTTGGGAAATTGTTTTGTACATATAGATGATATTGACTATATCATTGAAGAGGATACTCCTATTCCAGAAGTTCAACCACCAGTTGTTGGAGAAATTGAAAGAAAAATTGGAGAATTTTGTGCAAGTTTAGTTAGAGATGGAGATACTTTACAACTTGGAATTGGTGCTATCCCAGTAGCTGTTTTAAATTTCTTAAAAGATAAAAAAGATTTAGGAATACATTCTGAAATGATTTCTGATGGTATTGTAGATTTAATTAATTTAGGCGTTATAACAAATAAAAAGAAAAATCTTAATCCTAATAAGGCAATAGCAACATTTTTAATGGGAAGTAAAAAGCTATATGACTATGCAAATGATAATCCTGCAATAGAATTACATCCTGTTGATTATGTAAATAATCCTATTATTATTGCTCAAAATGATAATATGGTTTCTATTAACTCAGCTATTCAAGTTGATTTGATGGGACAAGTGAATGCAGAATATGTAGACTCTAAACAATTCAGTGGACCTGGTGGGCAAGTTGATTTTGTAAGAGGTGCAACAATGTCTAAGGGTGGTAAGTCTATAATAGCTTTACCTTCAACTACTGGAAAAGGAACTATTTCAAGAATAGTATTTACTTTTGATGAGGGTGTCCCAGTTACTACTTCAAGAAATGATGTAGATTATGTTATAACTGAATATGGAATTGCTCATTTAAGAGGAAAAACTTTAAGAGAAAGAGCAAAACTTTTAATTGAAATTGCTCATCCAGATTTTAGAGAAGAACTTAGAAAAAAAGCATTAGAAAAATTTGGTGAATTATAA
- a CDS encoding MarR family transcriptional regulator, translating into MDSKKLYEEEILNAQIEVNEDEKLVNDRYKKLNGIMESMYDFILAYSNYYSVRRDYGSGEKFTMIEIHILTEIYDNSGITVTELAEKWCRTSSAISQTVRKLMKWGLINRVGNENNGKIYHLTITEKGKELALIHKKYDNLDIVKTKKKLLKKFTIEELIAFDKICKEYTNILRYKKEKK; encoded by the coding sequence GTGGATAGTAAAAAACTATATGAGGAAGAAATTTTAAATGCACAAATAGAAGTAAATGAAGATGAAAAATTAGTTAACGATAGATATAAAAAATTAAATGGAATAATGGAATCTATGTATGATTTTATTTTAGCATATTCAAATTATTATTCTGTTAGAAGAGACTATGGTAGTGGTGAAAAATTTACAATGATAGAAATACATATTTTAACAGAAATATATGATAATTCTGGAATCACTGTTACTGAATTAGCTGAAAAATGGTGTAGAACAAGTAGTGCTATTTCTCAAACTGTTAGAAAATTAATGAAATGGGGACTTATAAATAGAGTAGGTAATGAAAATAATGGTAAAATTTATCATTTAACTATTACAGAAAAAGGAAAAGAACTTGCTTTAATACATAAAAAATATGATAATTTGGATATAGTGAAAACAAAAAAGAAACTATTAAAAAAATTTACAATAGAAGAATTAATAGCTTTTGATAAAATATGTAAAGAATATACAAATATTTTAAGATATAAAAAAGAGAAAAAATAA
- a CDS encoding APC family permease, producing MKNECKIEAKNLNLFDIICLGFGGAVGSGIFVLMGSGINFTGKSIVLAVGVGCLFMLLAYFYNVLLSSMFTFKGGDYSQKAITFNPFFSGISAYVNFTNGFSIAMYSIAIINYASIIFPSLLNYSKIIAILIITLLFAATIRGSKFISTINSIMTVILIISIFIFIVFGVSKVQSGYFSEGNFFRNGFSGFISAIAIMGWACQGTTMGPVAVSAVTKKSKKNIPLGILLVTVLLAVVYFAMSYVAAGVLPIEEVSNKNLSLVAKEIFPYWIFVIFIIGGAVFAIATSMITAITMVRYPILKVAEDGWLPKICKKTTSSGYPWVVYLIFYIVSIVPVLLGFSLDVIVSLVMIPYMITNIYCNLACIRIINKYPKQWENSILHMPKILIDIICILAALSALIVCYNLFILLDKSQMILMLGILFLMSIFSIISIKTGNVSIENLEKNKEIIIQEALNEED from the coding sequence ATGAAAAATGAATGTAAAATTGAAGCAAAAAATTTAAATTTATTTGATATTATCTGCTTAGGTTTTGGTGGTGCAGTTGGTTCTGGGATTTTTGTTTTAATGGGATCAGGAATTAATTTTACTGGTAAATCTATTGTTTTAGCTGTAGGTGTTGGCTGTTTATTTATGTTGTTAGCTTATTTTTACAATGTACTTCTTTCTTCAATGTTTACTTTTAAAGGTGGAGATTATAGCCAAAAAGCAATAACATTTAATCCTTTTTTTTCAGGAATAAGTGCATATGTAAATTTTACTAATGGTTTTTCAATTGCTATGTATAGTATTGCCATAATAAATTATGCCAGTATTATATTCCCTAGTCTTTTAAATTATAGTAAAATAATTGCTATTTTAATAATTACTTTGTTGTTTGCTGCAACAATAAGAGGTTCTAAATTTATCTCCACCATAAATAGTATTATGACAGTTATTTTAATAATTTCTATTTTTATATTTATTGTTTTTGGAGTTTCAAAAGTACAAAGTGGATATTTTTCAGAAGGAAATTTTTTTAGAAATGGATTTTCAGGTTTTATATCTGCAATTGCTATAATGGGTTGGGCTTGTCAGGGAACAACTATGGGGCCTGTTGCTGTTTCTGCTGTTACAAAAAAATCTAAAAAGAATATTCCACTAGGAATTTTATTAGTAACTGTTCTATTAGCAGTTGTTTATTTTGCAATGTCATATGTTGCTGCTGGTGTACTACCAATAGAAGAAGTAAGTAACAAAAATTTGAGTTTAGTTGCAAAAGAAATTTTTCCTTATTGGATATTTGTAATTTTTATAATCGGAGGTGCTGTATTTGCAATTGCAACTTCTATGATAACAGCAATTACAATGGTTCGTTATCCTATATTAAAAGTTGCTGAAGATGGTTGGTTACCAAAAATTTGTAAAAAGACTACTTCTTCTGGTTATCCTTGGGTAGTATACTTAATATTTTATATAGTCTCAATTGTTCCAGTTTTATTAGGATTTAGTTTAGATGTAATAGTATCTTTAGTTATGATACCTTATATGATTACAAACATTTATTGTAACTTAGCTTGTATTAGAATAATAAATAAATATCCTAAACAATGGGAAAATAGTATTTTACATATGCCTAAAATTTTAATAGATATAATTTGCATTTTAGCTGCACTATCTGCATTAATAGTATGTTATAATTTATTTATCTTACTTGATAAATCTCAAATGATATTAATGTTAGGAATTCTATTCCTTATGTCAATATTTTCTATTATATCTATTAAAACAGGAAATGTTAGTATAGAAAATCTTGAAAAAAATAAAGAAATAATAATTCAAGAAGCTTTAAATGAAGAAGATTAA
- a CDS encoding MalY/PatB family protein, with translation MKYDFTTRVNRKGQGSFKWEDMYAKKPNVADGIVPLSVADMEFKNAPEIIEGLKNYLDQVVLGYTMANKEYKKAVCNWMKKRHNFEIQEDWIINTAGVVPAFFSAIQEFTKEGDGVIIMTPVYYPFFNAINLQGRKLIDCPLIEKDGMYYIDYDLFDKLSQVSKNKVLLFCSPHNPVGRVWTKEELKKLSDIILKNEVLLLSDEVHFDIIMPNKKHKVFQTIDDKLAERTITFTAPSKTFNLAGMGMSNTIIKNKELHDRFINSLNRTCSIPFTALGYKSCEIAYTQCEEWLKECLEVIYKNQQLIVEFFEKNYPEIKVIKNEGTYLLWVDFRALNMEPEDLEKFMINEASIFLDEGYIFGENGKGFERFNLAAPTSVIEETLQRLDKALKKLKNN, from the coding sequence ATGAAATATGATTTTACTACAAGAGTAAATAGAAAAGGGCAAGGTTCATTTAAATGGGAAGATATGTATGCTAAAAAACCTAATGTAGCTGATGGAATTGTACCACTTTCTGTTGCTGATATGGAATTTAAAAATGCCCCTGAAATTATTGAAGGTTTAAAAAATTACTTAGATCAAGTAGTTTTAGGATATACAATGGCAAATAAAGAATATAAAAAAGCTGTATGTAATTGGATGAAAAAAAGACATAATTTTGAAATTCAAGAAGACTGGATAATTAATACTGCTGGGGTTGTACCTGCATTTTTTAGTGCAATACAAGAATTTACAAAAGAAGGTGATGGGGTTATTATTATGACACCTGTCTATTATCCTTTCTTTAATGCAATAAACTTACAAGGTAGAAAATTAATAGATTGTCCTCTTATAGAAAAAGATGGCATGTATTATATTGATTATGATTTATTTGATAAATTATCTCAAGTTTCTAAAAATAAAGTTTTATTATTCTGCTCACCACATAATCCAGTTGGTAGAGTTTGGACAAAAGAAGAACTAAAAAAATTATCTGATATAATTCTAAAAAATGAAGTTTTACTTCTTTCTGATGAAGTACATTTTGATATAATTATGCCTAATAAAAAACACAAAGTTTTTCAAACAATTGATGATAAATTAGCGGAAAGAACTATAACATTTACAGCTCCTTCAAAAACTTTTAATTTAGCTGGAATGGGGATGAGTAATACTATTATAAAAAATAAAGAACTTCATGATAGATTTATTAATTCTTTGAATAGAACTTGTTCTATCCCATTTACTGCATTAGGTTATAAATCATGTGAGATAGCTTACACTCAATGTGAAGAATGGTTAAAAGAATGTCTTGAAGTTATTTATAAAAATCAACAACTTATAGTTGAGTTCTTTGAAAAAAATTATCCTGAAATTAAAGTCATAAAAAATGAAGGAACCTATTTATTATGGGTAGATTTTAGGGCTTTAAATATGGAACCTGAAGATTTAGAAAAATTTATGATAAATGAGGCTAGCATATTCCTTGATGAAGGATACATATTTGGTGAAAATGGAAAAGGTTTTGAAAGATTTAATCTTGCTGCTCCTACTTCTGTTATAGAAGAAACTCTTCAAAGATTGGATAAAGCTTTAAAAAAATTAAAAAATAATTAA
- a CDS encoding mechanosensitive ion channel family protein: MNSTFYEKMLENLLVSLEHYLPILAGKIVAFLVICFIWPKLTKFLIKSLDKAMSLRNNDPLLISFLKSLIKTVMYIILAFILIGIIGIKATSLVTILGTAGVAVGLALQGSLANLASGILILFFKQVSKGDFVSSLDKNIEGTVQSIHILYTIIQQPNGPVIIVPNSQIANASIINYSKNPFRRLDLIYSASYDVPVDKVISVLHEVIENEPRIIKNNSDLPVTISLNKQNASSLDYVFRAWVRKEDYLDTMLDCNINVKKFFDKNGIEIPYNKLDLYVKNNINIDNKQ, encoded by the coding sequence ATGAATAGTACTTTTTATGAAAAAATGTTAGAAAATTTATTGGTAAGCTTAGAGCATTATCTGCCAATACTTGCTGGAAAAATAGTTGCTTTTTTAGTGATATGTTTTATATGGCCAAAACTAACAAAATTTTTAATTAAAAGTTTAGATAAAGCAATGTCATTAAGAAACAATGACCCTTTGCTTATATCTTTTTTAAAATCTTTAATAAAGACAGTTATGTATATTATTTTAGCTTTTATATTAATTGGAATTATTGGAATAAAAGCAACATCTCTTGTTACAATTTTAGGTACAGCAGGAGTTGCAGTTGGTTTAGCATTACAAGGAAGTTTAGCAAATCTTGCAAGTGGAATTTTAATTTTATTTTTTAAGCAAGTATCTAAAGGAGATTTTGTTTCAAGTCTAGATAAAAACATTGAAGGAACTGTCCAAAGTATACACATACTATATACAATTATTCAACAACCTAATGGACCTGTAATTATTGTTCCAAATAGTCAAATAGCTAATGCTTCTATTATTAACTATTCAAAAAATCCATTTAGAAGGCTTGATTTAATTTATTCAGCTTCTTATGATGTTCCAGTAGATAAGGTTATTTCTGTTTTACATGAAGTAATTGAAAATGAACCAAGAATTATAAAAAATAATTCTGATTTACCTGTTACTATTAGTTTAAATAAACAAAATGCTAGTTCACTTGATTATGTATTTAGAGCTTGGGTAAGAAAGGAAGACTATCTTGATACAATGTTAGATTGTAATATTAATGTTAAGAAATTTTTTGATAAAAATGGAATTGAAATTCCTTATAATAAACTTGATTTATATGTAAAAAATAACATTAATATTGATAATAAGCAATAA
- a CDS encoding extracellular solute-binding protein, with product MKKIFLLFLATIMLVSCGDNKDENTLYVYSWADYIPQFVYEDFENETGIKVVEDIYSSNEEMYTKIKAGGEGYDIIMPSSDYYEIMMKEDMLAKLDKSQLENIKNIDDAYMAKLREFDPENDYGVPYMRGITCIAVNKKFVKDYPRDYTIYNREDLAGRMTLLDDMREVFVPALALNGYKQDADSTEAMEKAKSTILNWKKNIAKFDAESYGKGFANGDFWVVQGYPDNIYRELSQEDRENVDFIVPPGDQGYSSIDSFVVLKDSKNFENAMKFINYIHRPDVYAKISDFIEIPSINTAADKLVTKKPLYDVEKTKDAQLLIDIGDKLNIQNKYWQEILIAN from the coding sequence ATGAAAAAAATATTTTTATTATTTTTAGCAACTATAATGTTAGTCTCTTGTGGAGATAATAAAGATGAAAATACTTTGTATGTATACAGTTGGGCTGACTATATTCCACAGTTTGTATATGAAGATTTTGAAAATGAAACTGGTATAAAAGTTGTTGAAGATATTTATTCTTCTAATGAAGAAATGTACACAAAAATCAAAGCTGGTGGAGAAGGATATGATATTATTATGCCTTCTAGTGACTATTATGAAATAATGATGAAAGAAGATATGCTTGCAAAACTAGATAAATCTCAATTAGAAAATATTAAAAATATAGATGATGCCTATATGGCAAAATTAAGAGAATTTGACCCAGAAAATGATTATGGAGTTCCTTATATGAGGGGAATTACTTGTATAGCAGTAAATAAAAAATTTGTAAAAGACTATCCAAGAGATTATACTATTTATAATAGAGAGGATTTAGCTGGAAGAATGACACTTTTAGATGATATGAGAGAAGTATTTGTTCCTGCTTTAGCTCTAAATGGTTATAAACAAGATGCTGATTCAACAGAAGCTATGGAAAAAGCAAAATCTACTATCTTAAATTGGAAGAAAAATATTGCAAAATTTGATGCAGAATCTTATGGAAAAGGCTTTGCTAATGGAGATTTCTGGGTAGTTCAAGGATATCCAGATAATATTTATAGAGAACTTTCACAAGAAGATAGAGAAAATGTAGATTTTATTGTTCCACCTGGTGACCAAGGATATTCTTCAATAGATTCATTTGTAGTTCTAAAAGATTCTAAAAATTTTGAAAATGCTATGAAATTTATAAACTATATCCATAGACCAGATGTATATGCTAAAATTTCAGATTTTATTGAAATTCCTAGTATAAATACTGCTGCTGATAAACTTGTAACTAAAAAGCCTCTATATGATGTTGAAAAAACAAAAGACGCTCAACTTTTAATAGATATTGGAGATAAATTAAATATCCAAAACAAATATTGGCAAGAAATTTTAATAGCAAACTAA
- the dnaN gene encoding DNA polymerase III subunit beta has translation MKFSINRQKTIEIIGEYSNILKDNPVKPSLVGLFIQAKNNQVVFKGANTEIELIRYANCEIESEGQVLIKPALLLEYIKLLEGENINFERKDGYLIVNNAEFSILDDNTYPELTEIIPIVIASENTVKFTMSLEKVKFLTNSSASTDTLFNSIKMIFKDNILELVSTDSFRLIYMKKELNNTINKDILVPGDSIGVLYKIFKDLDEEFSLAASDDRLIVTWKDAYFTCKLLSLSFPDFRSLINNTNHDKRFEFNREELNLALKKVISVTKNSSDSKNVATFNFKGNQLLISGVSANAKINQKVNMIKSGEDLKLGMNCKYIKEFIDNVDKNIIIDATNSSSMLRFMEEGNENYIYLIMPVNIRV, from the coding sequence ATGAAATTTTCTATAAATAGACAAAAAACAATAGAAATAATTGGAGAATATTCAAATATTTTAAAAGATAATCCTGTTAAACCAAGTTTAGTAGGGCTATTTATACAAGCTAAAAATAATCAAGTTGTATTTAAGGGTGCTAACACTGAAATTGAGCTTATAAGATATGCAAATTGTGAAATTGAAAGTGAAGGTCAAGTCTTAATAAAACCTGCTTTACTTTTAGAATATATAAAATTACTTGAAGGAGAAAATATCAATTTTGAAAGGAAAGATGGTTATTTAATTGTAAATAATGCTGAATTTTCAATATTAGATGATAATACTTACCCTGAACTAACTGAGATTATTCCAATAGTTATTGCAAGTGAAAATACTGTAAAATTTACTATGTCTCTTGAAAAAGTTAAATTTCTTACTAATTCATCTGCTAGTACAGATACTTTATTTAATTCAATAAAAATGATATTTAAGGATAATATTTTAGAACTTGTTTCAACAGATTCATTTAGACTTATATATATGAAAAAAGAGCTTAATAATACAATAAATAAAGATATCTTGGTTCCAGGGGATAGTATAGGAGTTCTTTATAAGATATTTAAAGATTTAGATGAAGAATTTTCTCTTGCTGCAAGTGATGACAGACTTATTGTAACTTGGAAGGATGCTTATTTTACTTGTAAACTATTATCATTATCTTTCCCAGATTTTAGATCTCTTATAAATAATACAAATCATGATAAAAGATTTGAATTTAATAGAGAGGAGTTAAATTTAGCACTTAAAAAGGTTATATCTGTAACTAAAAATAGTAGTGATTCTAAAAATGTTGCTACATTTAACTTTAAAGGAAATCAACTTTTAATAAGTGGTGTTTCTGCCAATGCTAAGATTAATCAAAAAGTTAATATGATTAAAAGTGGTGAAGACTTAAAATTAGGGATGAACTGTAAATATATCAAAGAATTTATAGATAATGTTGATAAAAATATTATTATTGATGCTACTAATTCTAGTTCTATGTTAAGATTTATGGAAGAAGGAAATGAAAATTATATTTACTTAATTATGCCTGTAAATATCAGAGTGTAG
- a CDS encoding subtype B tannase translates to MKKLKFFMLFCLFGSMLFAAQKTTKTVKNEYDLKFNPDKYVSKETEINGQKIKYRAYENIVYVKNPVDKDYQNMNIYIPEEYFNNSSIGSYNSNNAPIFFPNTVGGYMPGKADTVGLGRDGKANSLTYALSKGYVVAAPGARGRTLTDDKGNYTGKAPAAIVDLKAAVRYLYLNDEVMPGDANKIISNGTSAGGALSALLGATGNSSDYSPYLKEIGAAETRDDIFAVSTYCPITNLENADAAYEWMYNGVNSYSRMEFTRNTSAQEYNDRSLTRSTVQGNLTEDEIKISNKLKTLFPFYLNSLKLTDDAGNLLTLDKNGNGSFKTYLSIIIRNSANKALKEGKDISQFKKAFTIENNKVIAVNLDVYTHIGDRMKSPSAFDSLDASSGENNLFGDKKSDNKHFTKFSFDINNKAAIEYFSSGKFNDKNNKISVPKMADKNIIKMMNPMYYIDNNTSTKYWRIRHGAIDKDTSLAIPAILALKLKNSGKVVDFAAPWGQGHGGDYDLEELFNWIDGVVEK, encoded by the coding sequence ATGAAAAAATTAAAATTTTTTATGTTATTTTGTTTATTTGGTTCAATGTTATTTGCAGCTCAAAAAACTACAAAAACTGTAAAAAATGAGTATGATTTAAAATTTAATCCAGATAAATATGTTTCAAAAGAAACTGAAATCAATGGGCAAAAAATAAAATATCGTGCTTATGAAAATATTGTTTATGTAAAAAATCCTGTGGATAAAGACTATCAAAATATGAACATCTATATTCCAGAAGAATATTTTAATAATTCATCTATTGGAAGTTATAATAGTAATAATGCCCCTATATTTTTCCCTAATACTGTTGGAGGATATATGCCAGGAAAGGCTGATACAGTTGGTCTAGGAAGAGATGGAAAAGCAAATTCCCTTACTTATGCCTTATCAAAAGGATATGTAGTTGCAGCCCCTGGTGCTAGAGGTAGAACTTTAACTGATGATAAAGGTAATTACACAGGAAAAGCTCCTGCTGCAATAGTTGATTTAAAGGCAGCAGTTAGATATCTATATCTTAATGATGAAGTTATGCCTGGAGATGCTAATAAAATAATTTCAAATGGAACAAGTGCTGGTGGTGCTTTATCTGCTCTTTTAGGGGCAACAGGTAATTCTAGTGATTATTCACCTTATTTAAAAGAAATTGGTGCAGCTGAGACAAGAGATGACATTTTTGCAGTTTCTACTTACTGTCCTATTACAAATTTAGAAAATGCAGATGCTGCTTATGAATGGATGTATAATGGTGTTAATTCATACTCAAGAATGGAGTTTACTAGAAATACTTCTGCTCAAGAGTATAATGATAGAAGTTTAACTCGTTCAACTGTTCAAGGAAACCTAACAGAAGATGAGATAAAAATATCTAATAAATTAAAAACTCTATTTCCTTTTTATCTAAATAGTCTAAAATTGACTGATGATGCAGGCAATTTATTAACTCTTGATAAAAATGGTAATGGAAGTTTTAAAACTTATCTTTCAATTATAATTAGAAATTCTGCTAATAAAGCCTTAAAAGAAGGAAAAGATATTAGTCAATTTAAAAAAGCCTTTACTATTGAAAATAATAAGGTTATAGCTGTTAACTTAGATGTGTATACTCATATTGGAGATAGAATGAAATCTCCTTCTGCTTTTGATAGTTTAGATGCAAGTTCTGGTGAAAATAATTTATTTGGAGATAAAAAATCTGATAATAAACATTTTACTAAGTTTTCTTTTGATATAAACAATAAAGCTGCTATTGAGTATTTTAGCAGTGGTAAATTTAATGATAAAAATAATAAAATTTCAGTTCCAAAAATGGCAGATAAAAATATAATAAAAATGATGAATCCAATGTATTATATTGACAATAATACTTCAACTAAATATTGGAGAATAAGACATGGGGCAATAGATAAAGATACATCTCTTGCTATACCAGCAATATTAGCTTTAAAATTAAAAAATTCTGGAAAAGTTGTAGACTTTGCTGCTCCTTGGGGGCAAGGACATGGTGGAGACTATGATTTAGAAGAATTATTTAATTGGATTGATGGTGTTGTAGAAAAATAA
- a CDS encoding winged helix-turn-helix transcriptional regulator encodes MESICRSKQAPFLKTFSMINGKWKLRILYELACEKILRYSELKRNLTPITHKMLSTQLKELEEDGIIIRKEYPQVPPKVEYSLSEKGISFIPIIDAMCDWGKIN; translated from the coding sequence ATGGAAAGTATATGTAGAAGTAAACAAGCACCATTTTTAAAGACATTTTCCATGATAAATGGAAAATGGAAATTGAGAATACTATATGAATTAGCATGTGAAAAAATTTTGCGTTATAGTGAACTAAAAAGAAATTTGACACCTATAACACATAAAATGCTAAGTACTCAATTAAAAGAGTTAGAAGAAGATGGTATTATAATTAGAAAAGAGTATCCACAAGTTCCACCAAAAGTAGAGTATTCTCTTTCAGAAAAAGGAATATCTTTTATACCAATTATAGATGCTATGTGTGATTGGGGAAAAATAAATTAA
- a CDS encoding tRNA-dihydrouridine synthase gives MSNIFSQIKVKRVNFFNRIVMAPMVHFGYKNKNGNMEEKLLNTYLNYADKGIGLIISQALLVTNKKEIVGDVSNWAGIYSNEHIEYLRKISDTYHKYGTKFIAQLNTLNFKFLEKNSNDINRLSKEDLIYLRDYFIKSAKFCQEAGLDGIELHGAHTYFFNMLSSEISNKREDNYGGNLIERLNLVKEIIEAIKSFSKDDFIISYRMGWTENINTDIETAKALEKLGVDILHVSSGIPEDRKLKLPDEFEYNDFVYTGIQVKKNVNIPVIVVNDIKTLSRGNKLIEDGDCDFVAYGRPFLSDPNFIIHSIK, from the coding sequence ATGTCAAATATATTTAGTCAAATTAAAGTAAAGAGAGTTAACTTTTTTAATAGAATTGTAATGGCCCCTATGGTGCATTTTGGTTATAAAAATAAAAATGGAAATATGGAAGAAAAATTACTTAATACATACCTAAACTATGCTGATAAAGGGATAGGTTTGATAATTAGTCAAGCACTTTTAGTTACAAATAAAAAAGAAATAGTTGGAGATGTTTCAAACTGGGCAGGAATATATTCTAATGAACATATTGAATATTTAAGAAAAATTTCTGATACTTACCATAAATATGGCACTAAATTTATAGCACAGTTAAATACTTTAAATTTTAAATTTCTTGAAAAAAATTCAAATGATATTAATAGATTGTCAAAAGAAGATTTAATTTATCTTAGAGATTATTTTATAAAGAGTGCTAAATTTTGCCAAGAAGCTGGACTTGATGGTATTGAATTACATGGTGCTCATACATATTTTTTTAATATGCTATCCTCAGAAATTTCTAACAAAAGAGAAGATAATTATGGTGGAAATCTAATTGAAAGGTTAAATTTAGTAAAAGAAATTATAGAGGCTATAAAAAGTTTTTCAAAAGATGATTTTATTATTTCTTATAGAATGGGTTGGACTGAAAATATAAATACTGATATTGAAACTGCAAAAGCTCTTGAAAAATTAGGAGTTGATATATTACATGTATCTAGTGGAATACCAGAAGATAGAAAATTAAAATTACCTGATGAATTTGAATATAATGATTTTGTCTATACAGGTATTCAAGTTAAAAAAAATGTTAATATTCCTGTTATTGTTGTAAATGATATAAAAACTTTAAGTAGAGGTAATAAATTAATTGAAGATGGAGATTGTGATTTTGTTGCCTATGGAAGACCATTCTTATCTGATCCTAATTTTATAATACACTCAATAAAATAA